In one window of Posidoniimonas corsicana DNA:
- a CDS encoding cytochrome c oxidase subunit I translates to MIAQTDGANFNVPSGTRIENPQGPSYLTGGGIMSWVFTLDHKRIGVMYLVGVLTAFLLGGVLALLVRTELLTPQVDFFTNFVESTGDEPNIAAAKDAYNVAFTLHGAVMVFLFIIPSIPAAIGNFCLPMMLGAKDVAFPRLNLASFHLWVVGACFFLAALLTTGLDTGWTFYTPYSTTTSGPVIAATLGVFILGFSSIFTGINFVVTVNTMRPKGMTWFRMPLLLWSLYATAIIQVLATPVLAITVLLLTVEKAVGIGIFDPALGGDPVLYQHFFWFYSHPAVYIMILPAMGVISEVIPVYSRKHIFGYRFIAYSSIAIALLGFLVWGHHMFTSGQSNLTTVIFSFLTFSVSIPSAIKVFNWLATLYKGNIHYNAAMTYALAFMFLFTIGGLTGLYLGSLATVIHLHDTYFVVSHFHYVMMGGTLVAFLAALHHWWPKMFGKMYNELWANIAALMVFVGFNVTFFPQFILGTQGMPRRYASYKPEFEGLHQLSTFGSYLLGAGLTLAALVLVHSLFRGRKAPDNPWGAATLEWKCCSPPTHHNFEVNPLMGSPYVYDNFVEDPNGDGYYEVLPDFKREAAPAEQPAQT, encoded by the coding sequence TCGCCCAAACCGACGGCGCCAACTTCAACGTCCCCTCGGGGACTCGGATCGAGAACCCGCAGGGGCCCAGCTACCTGACCGGCGGCGGGATCATGTCGTGGGTGTTCACGCTGGACCACAAGCGGATCGGCGTGATGTACCTGGTGGGCGTGCTCACGGCGTTCCTGCTGGGCGGCGTGCTGGCGCTGCTGGTCCGCACGGAGCTGCTGACGCCGCAGGTCGACTTCTTCACCAACTTCGTTGAGAGCACCGGGGACGAGCCCAACATCGCGGCCGCCAAGGACGCCTACAACGTCGCGTTCACGCTCCATGGCGCCGTGATGGTGTTCCTGTTCATCATCCCGAGCATCCCCGCGGCGATCGGGAACTTCTGCCTGCCGATGATGCTCGGCGCCAAGGACGTGGCGTTCCCGCGGCTGAACCTGGCGAGTTTCCACCTGTGGGTCGTCGGCGCCTGTTTCTTCCTCGCCGCGCTGTTAACCACCGGGCTCGACACCGGTTGGACCTTCTACACACCGTACAGCACCACCACCAGCGGGCCGGTGATAGCAGCCACGCTCGGGGTGTTCATCCTTGGCTTCAGCTCGATCTTCACTGGCATCAACTTTGTGGTGACGGTCAACACGATGCGTCCCAAGGGGATGACCTGGTTCCGCATGCCGCTGCTGCTGTGGTCGCTCTACGCCACCGCGATCATCCAGGTGCTGGCGACCCCGGTGCTGGCCATCACGGTGCTGCTGCTGACCGTCGAGAAGGCGGTGGGCATCGGGATCTTCGACCCGGCCCTGGGCGGCGACCCGGTGCTGTACCAGCACTTCTTCTGGTTCTACTCGCACCCGGCGGTGTACATCATGATCCTGCCCGCGATGGGCGTGATCAGCGAGGTGATCCCGGTCTACAGCCGCAAGCACATCTTCGGCTACCGGTTCATCGCGTACAGCTCGATCGCCATCGCGCTGCTCGGCTTCCTGGTGTGGGGCCACCACATGTTCACCTCAGGGCAGAGCAACCTGACCACGGTGATCTTCAGCTTCCTGACGTTTAGCGTGAGCATCCCGTCGGCGATCAAGGTCTTCAACTGGCTGGCCACGCTCTACAAGGGCAACATCCACTACAACGCCGCGATGACCTACGCCCTGGCGTTCATGTTCCTGTTCACCATCGGCGGCCTGACCGGCCTGTACCTGGGGTCGCTCGCCACGGTGATCCACCTGCACGACACGTACTTCGTGGTTTCGCACTTCCACTACGTGATGATGGGCGGCACGCTGGTGGCCTTCCTGGCGGCGCTGCACCACTGGTGGCCCAAGATGTTCGGCAAGATGTACAACGAGCTGTGGGCGAACATTGCCGCCCTGATGGTGTTCGTAGGGTTCAACGTCACGTTCTTCCCGCAGTTTATTCTCGGCACGCAGGGCATGCCCCGCCGGTACGCCAGCTACAAGCCAGAGTTTGAGGGGCTGCACCAGCTCAGCACGTTCGGTTCGTACCTGCTGGGCGCCGGCCTGACGCTGGCGGCCCTGGTGCTGGTGCACTCGCTGTTCCGCGGCCGCAAGGCGCCGGACAACCCGTGGGGCGCCGCGACGCTGGAGTGGAAGTGCTGCTCGCCCCCCACGCACCACAACTTTGAGGTCAACCCGCTGATGGGTTCGCCCTACGTCTACGACAATTTTGTCGAGGACCCCAACGGCGACGGCTACTACGAGGTGCTGCCCGACTTCAAGCGTGAAGCGGCGCCCGCCGAACAGCCCGCCCAGACCTAG
- a CDS encoding cytochrome c oxidase subunit 3 produces MATAEATTHDAHADHGHDHDHPEWLAHHFESPEQQFDAGKLGMWLFLAQEVLFFSGLFVAYTVYRANHPEVFIQAHHFLNPWLGMLNTIVLLASSLAIAWGVRAAQKNQQQTLMWMHIFTLACAGFFMGVKVVEYSYKFDEGLYWAGWDREYGHWNEDLTINADGEAEPKVHLTDSGMHTKLKGVMVWSFIIGGVMYGYGWIRRYSAPVRAWVFIGLGLTVLGMGGGVVVANGVQQIEVDKHAAHAAEGHAGDGHGDHGDETHTPTGAELDAAVPTFQDDMQAGGDHAEHAVADERHPMGEVQTEDVEAAIVPEAEAGAVGVEETLRETVPVSNEGRPANAGNFFSIYFAMTGVHALHILAGVAAISWIVARIARGDFGPERYGPVEYTGLYWHLVDLVWIYLFPLLYLIH; encoded by the coding sequence ATGGCCACCGCCGAAGCCACCACGCACGACGCCCACGCCGATCACGGGCACGACCACGACCACCCGGAGTGGCTCGCCCACCACTTCGAGTCGCCCGAGCAGCAGTTCGACGCGGGCAAGCTCGGCATGTGGCTGTTCCTGGCGCAGGAGGTGCTGTTCTTCTCCGGGCTGTTCGTTGCCTACACCGTCTACCGGGCGAACCACCCCGAGGTGTTCATCCAGGCGCACCACTTCCTCAACCCTTGGCTGGGGATGCTCAACACGATCGTGCTGCTGGCCAGCAGCCTGGCGATCGCGTGGGGGGTGCGGGCCGCTCAGAAGAACCAGCAGCAGACGCTGATGTGGATGCACATCTTCACGCTGGCGTGCGCCGGGTTCTTTATGGGCGTGAAGGTGGTTGAGTACAGCTACAAGTTCGACGAGGGGCTGTACTGGGCGGGCTGGGACCGCGAGTACGGCCACTGGAACGAGGACCTGACGATCAACGCCGACGGCGAGGCCGAGCCCAAGGTCCACCTGACCGACTCGGGCATGCACACCAAGCTGAAGGGCGTCATGGTGTGGAGCTTCATCATCGGCGGCGTGATGTACGGCTACGGCTGGATCCGTCGCTACTCAGCGCCGGTTAGGGCGTGGGTCTTCATCGGCCTGGGCCTGACGGTGTTGGGCATGGGCGGCGGGGTCGTTGTGGCGAACGGCGTCCAGCAGATTGAAGTCGACAAGCACGCCGCCCACGCGGCAGAGGGCCACGCCGGCGACGGCCACGGCGACCACGGGGACGAGACCCACACCCCCACCGGCGCCGAACTCGACGCGGCCGTGCCAACCTTCCAGGACGACATGCAGGCCGGCGGCGACCACGCCGAGCACGCGGTAGCCGACGAGCGTCACCCGATGGGCGAGGTTCAGACCGAGGATGTCGAGGCCGCCATCGTTCCTGAAGCCGAGGCCGGCGCAGTCGGCGTCGAGGAGACCCTCCGCGAGACGGTGCCCGTCAGCAACGAGGGCCGCCCCGCCAACGCCGGAAACTTCTTTAGCATCTACTTCGCCATGACCGGCGTGCACGCGTTGCACATCCTGGCGGGCGTGGCCGCGATCAGCTGGATTGTGGCCCGCATCGCCCGCGGCGACTTCGGCCCCGAGCGGTACGGCCCCGTGGAGTACACCGGCCTGTACTGGCACTTGGTCGACCTGGTGTGGATCTACCTGTTCCCGCTGCTGTACCTGATCCACTAA
- a CDS encoding cytochrome C oxidase subunit IV family protein, producing MSDHSHDAHEHHVTSVATLVATFVALVALTVATSALSFVNLGRADIWVTLGIATLKAALVATIFMHLIHDKAFNVIILLGTILFGGLFIGFTLMDSRQYSPEVEAYSATVEQQAYADKLMNEPAPAAADAEAPAEGAEAEGEHSEEREAAE from the coding sequence ATGTCCGATCACTCGCACGACGCCCACGAGCACCACGTCACCAGTGTCGCGACCCTGGTCGCCACGTTTGTGGCGTTGGTCGCCCTGACGGTGGCCACGTCGGCGCTCTCATTCGTGAACCTGGGACGCGCAGACATTTGGGTGACGCTTGGGATCGCGACCCTCAAGGCCGCCCTGGTGGCGACCATCTTCATGCACCTGATCCACGACAAGGCGTTCAACGTCATCATCCTGCTGGGGACCATACTGTTCGGCGGGCTGTTCATCGGTTTTACGCTGATGGACTCGCGCCAGTACTCGCCGGAAGTCGAGGCCTACTCTGCCACGGTTGAGCAGCAGGCCTACGCCGACAAGTTGATGAACGAACCGGCCCCCGCGGCGGCCGACGCCGAGGCGCCCGCCGAAGGCGCAGAGGCCGAGGGCGAACACAGTGAAGAGCGTGAGGCGGCCGAGTAG
- the ppc gene encoding phosphoenolpyruvate carboxylase — MAVEEKLRKEITMLGQVFGEVILQHAGQPAFELVEKVRAEARDFRDGDASQGDALAALLAGLDAEQLRIVIQAFSGFLELANLAEDRQRVRALRERELKIHPEPRRESAFAAVQELAARGLTAEQTAQALAKIDIELVFTAHPTEAKRKSLRSKLRKMRGMLAELDNSDLLPVEKEQVLLALRSEIVKLWQTDLVRPTKPTVMEEVQRGLSFQGVLWDTVPRVMDQVRRALRQSYPDADVEPPRMIRFGSWMGGDRDGNPFVTPELTEQTCLWLRRAAIEDHLQACETLLDSISISCGATPACDALRDSVAAACERWPEVAEGLERIAADELYRRQLKVVAWRLSQTAQMTLSGPIPDGAYRTVGELRDEVLLAKRSLLATDNEEIVHTDLQPWLDQIDAFGFQTARLDIRQHSGVYAQVMEEIWKSAKLISDDDLPLSEERRVELLLQTLPVAPNLSPVNRSETTRETLDLFRLLRRIARRFGMGALGGHVISMTTSPSDLLTVLWLWRWSERADARNREYDAQIDVNLRLPVVPLFETIDDLQNGAQILTDALAIPEYREHVRGLGEEQMVMVGYSDSTKDGGYLAAQWALHRGQLNIFEAAKQQGVHVTFFHGRGGSLGRGGGPAARAILSLPSETFDGSVRLTEQGEVLAERYDDPHIAHRHLEQMLWSVLTAATHNTSAEMGDWRDLMDRLAASSLRAYRSLVDHDGFVAFFRSATPIAGIERLPIGSRPSRRKGGDRIEDLRAIPWVFSWTQCRCLLPAWYGLGAAFSELTSAEPDSLETLRTLYEDWRFFRATIDNSVLALSKANPPVFKRYAALADHPSAKAIYTLIEEEYNRTRDAVLAVTGCDALLDDVPWLQESIHLRNRYVDPLNFVQVDVMRRAKQAEEGATHADELDRLTQLVIKGVAAGMRTTG, encoded by the coding sequence ATGGCCGTTGAAGAGAAGCTGCGCAAAGAAATCACGATGCTGGGCCAGGTGTTCGGCGAGGTCATTTTGCAGCACGCCGGGCAGCCGGCGTTCGAGCTGGTTGAGAAGGTGCGCGCCGAGGCCCGCGACTTCCGCGACGGCGACGCCAGCCAGGGGGACGCCCTGGCTGCCCTGCTCGCGGGTCTGGACGCCGAGCAGCTGCGAATCGTCATCCAGGCGTTCAGCGGGTTCCTGGAGCTGGCCAACCTGGCCGAGGACCGTCAGCGGGTGCGGGCCCTCCGCGAGCGCGAGCTGAAGATCCACCCGGAGCCCCGCCGCGAGTCGGCCTTCGCGGCTGTGCAGGAGCTGGCCGCCAGGGGCCTGACCGCCGAGCAGACCGCCCAAGCGCTGGCGAAGATCGATATCGAGCTAGTGTTCACCGCCCACCCGACCGAGGCCAAGCGGAAGAGCCTGCGCAGCAAACTGCGCAAGATGCGGGGGATGCTGGCCGAGCTCGACAACAGCGACCTGCTGCCGGTCGAGAAGGAGCAGGTCCTGCTCGCCTTGCGGAGCGAGATCGTCAAGCTCTGGCAGACCGACCTGGTGCGGCCCACCAAGCCGACCGTCATGGAAGAGGTGCAGCGGGGGCTGTCGTTTCAGGGCGTGCTGTGGGATACGGTTCCCCGGGTCATGGACCAGGTGCGGCGGGCCCTGCGGCAGAGCTACCCAGACGCCGACGTCGAGCCGCCGCGGATGATCCGCTTCGGCTCCTGGATGGGCGGCGACCGCGACGGCAACCCATTCGTCACCCCTGAGCTCACCGAGCAGACGTGCCTGTGGCTCCGTCGGGCGGCGATCGAGGACCATCTGCAGGCCTGCGAGACGCTGCTCGATTCGATCAGCATCTCCTGCGGCGCCACTCCTGCTTGCGACGCCCTCCGCGACTCAGTCGCGGCCGCGTGCGAGCGGTGGCCCGAGGTGGCCGAGGGCCTCGAGCGGATTGCCGCCGACGAGCTCTACCGCCGGCAGCTGAAGGTGGTGGCCTGGCGGCTGTCGCAGACCGCCCAGATGACGCTCAGCGGGCCGATCCCCGACGGCGCCTACCGGACCGTAGGTGAGCTCCGCGACGAGGTGCTGCTCGCCAAGCGGTCGCTGCTGGCCACCGACAACGAGGAGATCGTCCACACCGACCTGCAGCCGTGGCTCGATCAGATCGACGCCTTCGGATTTCAGACCGCAAGGCTCGACATCCGCCAGCACTCCGGCGTGTACGCGCAGGTCATGGAGGAGATTTGGAAGTCGGCCAAGCTGATCTCCGACGACGATCTGCCGCTGAGCGAGGAACGCCGGGTCGAGCTGCTGCTGCAAACCCTTCCGGTGGCGCCCAACCTGTCGCCAGTTAACCGCAGCGAGACCACCCGCGAGACGCTGGACCTGTTCCGTCTGCTGAGGCGGATCGCCCGTCGGTTCGGCATGGGGGCGCTGGGCGGGCACGTCATCAGCATGACCACCAGCCCCAGCGACCTGCTGACCGTGCTGTGGCTGTGGCGGTGGTCCGAGCGGGCCGACGCCCGTAACCGAGAGTACGACGCCCAGATCGACGTCAACCTGCGGCTGCCGGTCGTGCCGCTGTTCGAGACCATCGACGACCTGCAGAACGGCGCCCAGATCCTGACCGACGCGCTGGCCATCCCCGAGTACCGCGAGCACGTCCGCGGCCTGGGCGAAGAGCAGATGGTGATGGTCGGCTACTCCGACAGCACCAAGGACGGCGGCTACCTGGCCGCGCAGTGGGCCCTGCACCGCGGTCAGCTCAACATCTTCGAGGCGGCCAAGCAGCAGGGCGTGCACGTGACGTTCTTCCACGGCCGCGGCGGCTCGTTGGGCCGCGGCGGCGGGCCCGCCGCCCGGGCCATCCTCTCCCTGCCCAGCGAGACCTTCGACGGGTCCGTCCGGCTGACCGAGCAGGGCGAGGTGCTGGCCGAGCGGTACGACGACCCCCACATCGCCCACCGCCACCTGGAGCAGATGCTGTGGAGCGTGCTGACCGCCGCCACCCACAACACCTCCGCCGAGATGGGCGATTGGCGGGACCTGATGGACCGCCTGGCGGCGTCTTCGCTCCGCGCGTACCGCTCGCTGGTCGACCACGACGGCTTCGTCGCGTTCTTCCGTAGCGCCACGCCGATCGCCGGCATCGAGCGGCTGCCAATCGGCTCCCGCCCCTCCCGCCGCAAGGGCGGCGACCGGATCGAGGACCTGCGGGCGATCCCGTGGGTGTTCAGCTGGACGCAGTGTCGCTGCCTGCTGCCGGCGTGGTACGGGCTGGGCGCCGCGTTCAGCGAGCTCACGTCCGCCGAACCCGACAGCCTCGAGACGCTCCGCACGCTCTACGAGGACTGGCGGTTCTTCCGCGCGACGATCGACAACTCGGTGCTTGCGCTCTCCAAGGCGAACCCGCCCGTGTTCAAGCGGTACGCCGCTCTGGCCGACCACCCGAGCGCCAAGGCGATCTACACGCTGATCGAGGAAGAGTACAACCGCACCCGCGACGCGGTGCTGGCCGTGACCGGCTGTGACGCGCTACTGGACGACGTGCCCTGGCTGCAGGAATCGATCCACCTGCGTAACCGCTACGTCGACCCACTAAACTTCGTGCAGGTTGACGTGATGCGGCGCGCAAAGCAGGCCGAGGAAGGCGCCACGCACGCCGACGAGCTGGACCGCCTGACCCAGCTGGTCATTAAGGGCGTTGCGGCGGGCATGCGAACCACCGGCTGA
- a CDS encoding GNAT family N-acetyltransferase gives MEAADFPSDPTISLREAAESDLPAIVEIYNAAIPSRTSNADLRLITVESRLDWFHAHSAERRPLWVAVHEGRVVAWVGLSDFLPRYAYHITAEASLYVDPSLQGRGLGPWMMQQLIDECPQLGVENVISLVFAHNKPSLKVHERLGFERWGLLPGVTKLDENRGDVVVLGKKI, from the coding sequence ATGGAAGCTGCTGACTTCCCCTCCGACCCGACCATCTCCCTCCGTGAGGCGGCCGAGTCCGACCTGCCCGCGATCGTCGAGATCTACAACGCCGCGATCCCGTCGCGGACGTCGAACGCCGACCTGCGGCTGATCACCGTCGAGAGCCGCCTAGACTGGTTCCACGCCCACTCGGCCGAGCGCCGCCCGCTGTGGGTTGCGGTCCACGAGGGGCGGGTGGTGGCCTGGGTCGGCCTGTCGGACTTCCTGCCGCGGTACGCGTACCACATCACGGCCGAGGCGAGCCTGTACGTTGACCCGAGCCTGCAGGGCCGCGGCCTGGGCCCGTGGATGATGCAGCAGCTTATTGACGAGTGCCCCCAGCTGGGCGTGGAGAATGTCATCTCGCTGGTGTTCGCGCACAACAAGCCGAGCCTCAAGGTGCACGAGCGGCTCGGCTTCGAGCGGTGGGGCCTGCTGCCGGGCGTCACGAAGCTCGACGAGAATCGCGGCGACGTGGTCGTGCTCGGCAAGAAGATCTGA
- a CDS encoding glycoside hydrolase family 43 protein codes for MITLRILAACCAAVAGAAPALAAAPPLTYANPIYGGQDPYVFQADGWYYIAASAPGDTAIVVFKSRSLTDPGVSRTVYRPPPTGPYSKQLWAPEIHRIDGQWYIYTCADDGDNANHRLIVLKADTDDPQGPYSMAAELQTPGWAIDESVFRTADGTLYCVWSGWPTDTVPDSTQHLFISRMKSPTELVGPAVDISGKMYEWETRGRPAGLNEGSQPLQRNGRLFIVYACSGSWTADYALGLMECTDGDVMNPRSWVKRPEPVLSRTDGVYGPGHGCLTKSPDGTEDWLVYHSSIDPEGSWNRAISIKRYGWKPDGTPDFGEPAPWGKVLPAPSGEAPPPAGDAYADDFTSVDAWEPITFFREHSVSARDGRVAIRGALDPRYSDKLVLRDRGYDDLDITVEVARRRGDGPAGLLFRASNCAVGRHRYSGYVAQITADGVVELGRSDGRSLTILAEAELPDSGRGPRRLRVVARGPEISVYIGDADQPILTATDDAHTTGRVGLLADGVNALFGRFRVEPL; via the coding sequence GTGATCACCCTCCGTATCCTCGCGGCGTGCTGCGCCGCCGTTGCAGGCGCTGCGCCCGCACTGGCGGCCGCGCCGCCGCTGACCTACGCCAACCCGATCTACGGCGGGCAGGACCCGTACGTGTTCCAGGCGGACGGCTGGTACTACATCGCGGCCAGCGCGCCGGGCGACACGGCGATTGTCGTTTTCAAGTCGCGGTCGCTGACCGACCCGGGAGTCAGCCGCACCGTGTACCGCCCGCCACCGACCGGCCCCTACAGCAAGCAGCTGTGGGCGCCGGAGATCCACCGCATCGACGGCCAGTGGTACATCTACACCTGCGCCGACGACGGCGACAACGCCAACCACCGGCTGATTGTGCTGAAAGCCGACACCGACGACCCGCAGGGCCCGTACAGCATGGCCGCCGAGCTGCAGACCCCCGGCTGGGCGATCGACGAGAGCGTGTTCCGCACCGCCGACGGGACGCTGTATTGCGTCTGGTCCGGCTGGCCGACCGACACCGTGCCCGACTCGACCCAGCACCTGTTCATCTCGCGGATGAAAAGCCCCACCGAGCTGGTTGGCCCAGCGGTGGATATCTCCGGCAAGATGTACGAGTGGGAAACCCGCGGCCGCCCCGCGGGACTCAACGAAGGCTCGCAGCCGCTGCAGCGCAACGGGCGGCTGTTTATCGTGTACGCGTGCAGCGGCAGCTGGACCGCCGACTACGCCCTTGGCCTGATGGAGTGCACCGACGGCGATGTGATGAACCCAAGGTCCTGGGTCAAGCGGCCCGAGCCCGTGCTCAGCCGCACCGACGGCGTGTACGGCCCGGGGCACGGCTGCCTGACCAAGAGCCCCGACGGCACGGAGGACTGGTTGGTCTACCACAGCTCGATCGACCCCGAGGGCTCGTGGAACCGCGCGATCAGCATCAAACGCTACGGCTGGAAGCCCGACGGCACGCCCGACTTTGGCGAGCCGGCGCCGTGGGGAAAGGTGCTTCCCGCCCCGTCGGGCGAAGCGCCGCCGCCGGCCGGCGACGCGTATGCCGATGACTTTACTTCTGTCGACGCGTGGGAGCCGATCACGTTCTTCCGGGAGCACTCGGTCTCGGCACGTGACGGGCGGGTGGCCATCCGCGGCGCGCTCGACCCCCGCTACAGCGACAAGCTCGTCCTCCGCGACCGCGGCTACGACGATCTCGACATCACGGTCGAGGTCGCCCGTCGCCGGGGCGATGGCCCCGCGGGGCTGCTTTTCCGGGCGAGCAACTGCGCGGTCGGCCGCCACCGCTACTCCGGCTACGTTGCCCAGATCACCGCAGACGGCGTTGTCGAACTCGGCCGCAGCGATGGACGCTCGCTAACCATCCTGGCCGAGGCCGAACTGCCCGACTCCGGGCGCGGTCCGCGCCGGCTCCGCGTCGTGGCCCGGGGGCCGGAGATTTCGGTCTACATTGGTGACGCCGACCAGCCAATCCTCACCGCCACCGACGACGCTCACACGACCGGGCGGGTTGGATTGCTGGCCGATGGCGTCAACGCGTTGTTTGGCCGCTTCCGCGTGGAGCCGCTTTAG
- a CDS encoding outer membrane protein assembly factor BamB family protein: protein MKPRLTAFALAALTALPAFATDWPQFRGPNGNNVVDGDSHPLSWSESENVAWKADIPGRGWAAPVITGGKVLIATAVPDEEAEGGDDRRRPQRWELICLDLESGDELWSKVAKAGVPTVGTHRDNTYASETPVTDGERVYVYFGMTGLYCYDLDGNEVWQKDLGTYRMQADWGTSSSPVLHDGRLFVQVDSEDQSFLVALDADNGEELWREDRDEGSNWSTPIIWKNSLRTELVTGGGKFRSYDPASGELLWTLDVGGSRSSASPAATEELLIVGAEDRSRRGGGRGGIFAVKPGGEGDISSGEDGQSPFLLWGSTETPLGMSSPLIYDGMVYVLTRRGGIVHALDAKTGEQAYRERVRGASAFWASPWAVGGKVLLPDDRGGVHVLEPGAEFTLVRTNTIPGRLWASTAVGDGSLLLRYEDRLICVREPLQQAKAAPRGSGQTTR from the coding sequence ATGAAGCCTCGACTGACGGCCTTTGCCTTGGCCGCCCTCACCGCCCTGCCCGCCTTCGCTACGGATTGGCCCCAGTTCCGCGGCCCCAACGGCAACAACGTCGTCGACGGCGACAGCCACCCGCTCAGCTGGAGCGAATCGGAAAACGTCGCGTGGAAGGCCGATATCCCGGGTCGCGGCTGGGCGGCGCCGGTGATCACCGGGGGCAAGGTGCTGATCGCCACCGCGGTCCCCGATGAGGAGGCCGAGGGGGGCGACGACCGCCGTCGGCCGCAGCGGTGGGAGCTTATCTGTCTGGACCTGGAATCCGGAGACGAGCTGTGGAGCAAGGTGGCCAAGGCTGGCGTGCCGACGGTCGGCACGCACCGCGACAACACTTACGCCTCGGAGACACCGGTTACCGACGGCGAGCGGGTGTACGTCTACTTCGGCATGACCGGCCTGTACTGCTACGACCTCGACGGCAACGAGGTGTGGCAGAAGGACCTGGGCACCTACCGCATGCAAGCCGACTGGGGCACCTCCAGCTCACCGGTGCTGCACGACGGTCGGCTGTTCGTGCAGGTTGACAGCGAGGACCAGTCGTTCTTAGTTGCGCTGGACGCCGACAACGGTGAGGAGCTGTGGCGCGAGGACCGCGACGAGGGCTCCAACTGGAGCACGCCGATTATCTGGAAGAACAGCCTGAGGACCGAGCTGGTCACCGGCGGCGGGAAGTTCCGCTCGTACGACCCGGCCTCCGGCGAGCTGCTCTGGACCCTCGACGTCGGCGGCAGCCGCAGCTCGGCCTCGCCGGCGGCGACCGAGGAGCTGCTGATTGTAGGCGCCGAGGACCGCTCGCGGCGCGGCGGCGGGCGCGGCGGCATTTTCGCGGTGAAGCCCGGAGGCGAGGGCGACATCTCAAGCGGCGAGGACGGGCAGAGCCCCTTCCTGCTGTGGGGCTCAACCGAGACGCCGCTCGGCATGTCGTCGCCGTTGATCTACGACGGCATGGTCTACGTGCTGACCCGCCGCGGCGGGATCGTGCACGCGCTGGACGCCAAGACGGGCGAGCAGGCGTACCGTGAACGCGTCCGCGGTGCGTCGGCGTTTTGGGCGTCGCCCTGGGCCGTGGGCGGTAAGGTGTTGCTGCCCGACGATCGTGGCGGCGTGCACGTGCTTGAGCCCGGCGCCGAGTTCACGCTGGTCCGCACCAACACCATCCCCGGCCGGCTGTGGGCCAGCACCGCCGTAGGCGACGGCTCGCTGCTGCTGCGGTACGAGGACCGACTAATCTGCGTACGCGAGCCACTCCAGCAGGCTAAAGCGGCTCCACGCGGAAGCGGCCAAACAACGCGTTGA